The stretch of DNA AAGACAAAACGCGTTTTTTCCAGCGCGCCGCCGGCCAAGAAACAGCCTGCTGTTTCCCAAAAGAAAACCACATTCACGCAGCGGCGCAGTGGCGGCTAGAGTTGCCTCGCGCTGCGGGCATGGGTCAACAGTGTGAAATCAGGGGTGAGACGAGTCGTGCTCGTTGGAGTGCGACTTGCGACGTCGTGTTTTACTGACAATCCACCAGATAATAATCAAGACCATCGAGCCTGCGAATGCGGAGACGAGGTCTTGAAAGCTGACGTTGAGTTCGCCGAGCGCGAGGTTGATATTCAACACTTTGAACAGCCCGCCGCCAATCAGTGCTCCCGCTAGTCCCACTCCCAGGTTGGTCCAGCGGCCCAGGCCTTCTTTTTTGAAGGTGACGACCATCCCCGCGAGCGAGCCGGCCAATGCCCCCACAATGAGCCAGACCACGATTTGGGCAAGTTCAAATTTCATGTGCGGATCCTCAGTCAGTTAGCGGAGCGAGTGACGTTCAATAAGCGATCATTTCACACGCAACGTCTATAGCTGTCAACTGTAGCATCATGAACACAAGGGCTGCAGTTTCAGTTCATTCGTAGGAGCCGTTCCTGCTACTAACGTTTCAACGTTTTGAATCCTGCGCAAATTTTAGTGCGGCGAGACTTTTTGATGTCCAGCGGCCATTTGGCAGATCAAACGTTGAACGATCCTATCGAATGAATAACGTCGGAGATCATTGGGTCACTCTGCATGTGGAGGGTCGCCATACACGACGGCAAGCCGTCGGTTTGGGGTGTTGCGGTTTCACGCCCGTGAATCTGT from Symmachiella dynata encodes:
- a CDS encoding GlsB/YeaQ/YmgE family stress response membrane protein produces the protein MKFELAQIVVWLIVGALAGSLAGMVVTFKKEGLGRWTNLGVGLAGALIGGGLFKVLNINLALGELNVSFQDLVSAFAGSMVLIIIWWIVSKTRRRKSHSNEHDSSHP